A window of the Natronomonas salina genome harbors these coding sequences:
- a CDS encoding ComEC/Rec2 family competence protein: MRRLLAVLALCTLLATAGCTDAGIGLEPTDSTEGTETPLQTPDSTSSPDGDGDDGTGAEGELSVHYINVGQADATLLISPEGETMLIDSGDWRNDGETVIDYLEARGVDRIDHLVSTHAHADHIGGHAAVIDHFETEKDGVGAVYDSGVVHTSQTYENYLDAVERHDVTLYEVADGDEIPFPGTATTVRNPVEPGGDDLHANGVVLDVRFGETTFLFTGDAEGPVEDRLVDDYGDDLDADVYQAGHHGSETSSSASFLGAVDPEVAVVSSGYDSQYGHPHDEPLQRFAERDTRTTWTATHGTTVVVSDGSALSVRTQHDVTTDPLELRDAGEATADPSDATEERFTVGGTNDRLAPPAPAGAVAAAGG, translated from the coding sequence ATGCGACGACTGCTGGCCGTCCTGGCGCTGTGTACGCTGCTCGCCACCGCGGGCTGTACCGACGCGGGGATCGGCCTCGAGCCGACCGATTCGACCGAGGGGACGGAGACCCCGCTCCAGACGCCCGACTCGACCTCGTCGCCCGACGGTGATGGCGACGACGGGACCGGCGCGGAGGGCGAGCTGTCGGTCCACTACATCAACGTGGGGCAGGCCGACGCCACGCTGCTAATCTCTCCAGAGGGCGAGACGATGCTGATCGACTCCGGCGACTGGCGCAACGACGGCGAGACCGTCATCGACTACCTCGAGGCCCGCGGCGTCGACCGGATCGACCACCTGGTGTCGACGCACGCCCACGCCGACCACATCGGCGGCCACGCGGCGGTCATCGACCACTTCGAGACCGAGAAGGACGGCGTCGGCGCGGTCTACGACAGTGGTGTGGTCCACACCTCCCAGACCTACGAGAACTACCTGGACGCCGTCGAGCGCCACGACGTCACGCTGTACGAGGTCGCCGATGGCGACGAGATTCCCTTCCCCGGGACCGCGACTACCGTGCGCAACCCGGTAGAACCGGGCGGCGACGACCTGCACGCCAACGGCGTCGTCCTCGACGTCCGGTTCGGCGAGACGACGTTCCTGTTCACCGGCGACGCGGAGGGCCCCGTCGAGGACCGGCTGGTCGACGACTACGGCGACGACCTCGACGCCGACGTCTACCAGGCCGGCCACCACGGCTCCGAGACCTCCTCCTCGGCGTCGTTCCTGGGCGCCGTCGACCCGGAGGTCGCGGTCGTCTCGTCGGGCTACGACTCCCAGTACGGCCACCCGCACGACGAACCGCTCCAGCGGTTCGCCGAACGGGACACCAGGACGACCTGGACTGCGACCCACGGCACGACGGTCGTCGTCAGCGACGGCTCGGCGCTCTCCGTCCGGACCCAGCACGACGTCACGACCGACCCGCTGGAGCTACGCGACGCCGGCGAAGCGACGGCGGACCCGAGCGACGCCACCGAGGAGCGGTTCACCGTCGGCGGGACGAACGACCGGCTGGCGCCGCCCGCGCCGGCTGGGGCGGTCGCTGCGGCGGGAGGCTGA
- a CDS encoding DUF3006 domain-containing protein produces MTLDGTYAATVDRIEEGRAVLLVESDGETVAERHLPEASLPEGAGEGAVLELDFESGDLEDVEYRPEETEDRRERMREKFDRLSRRLGDDEE; encoded by the coding sequence ATGACACTGGATGGAACCTACGCGGCGACGGTCGACAGGATCGAGGAGGGTCGGGCGGTCCTCCTCGTCGAATCGGACGGCGAGACAGTCGCGGAGCGGCACCTCCCCGAGGCGTCCCTCCCGGAGGGCGCCGGCGAGGGCGCGGTCCTGGAGTTGGACTTCGAGTCGGGCGACCTCGAGGACGTCGAGTACCGGCCCGAGGAGACCGAGGACCGCCGCGAGCGCATGCGCGAGAAGTTCGACCGGCTGT